CGTCGAGGAGGCGATCCGCGAGGGGGCTACCCCCGGGGCGGTGGTGCTGGTGCTCAGGGACGGCGAGATCGTCTTCGACCGCGCCTACGGCCATCACACCTACGAGCGGGATCTTCCCACCCGATCGACCGACATCTTCGACCTCGCCTCGCTCACCAAGATCTCGGCCACCACCCTGGCGGTGATGCGACTGGTCGACGAGGGGAAGCTCGACCTCGATGCGACCGTCGGCACTTACCTGAGCGAGCTGGAACAATCGCACCCCGACAAGGCGGCGATCCGGATCCGCGACCTGCTGACCCACCAGGCCGGCTTTGTCCCGGAAATCCCCTTCTACACCCTGGTCCAGGACGGCGACTATCGCCCTGAGCCCGCCGCCGGCTACCCCACCCGGGTCAGCGCGAGCTTCTACCTGAAGAAGGACTTCTACAGGGAAGTGATGTGGCCGACCCTGCTGGCGACCCCGCTGAAGACCCCGGGGGCGTACGTCTACAGCGATCTCGGCATGTATGTGCTCAAGGAGATCGTGGAGCGCATCGCCGGGCAGCCGCTGGGCGCCTACGTAGAGGAGCAGTTCTACCGCCCGCTGGGCGCCTGCACCATGGGCTTCTGCCCCGCGGAACGCCATGACCGGGAGCGGCTGGTGCCGACCGGGATCGACAGCTACTTCCGCAAGCAGCTCCTTCACGGGTTCGTGCAGGATTCGGGGGCGGCCCTCTCCGGCGGGGTGGCGGGGCACGCCGGCCTCTTCGCGACCGCCTACGACCTCGCCCTGGTCGGCCAGATGCTGCTTGAGGGCGGCAGCTACGGCGGCCGGGAGTACTTCCGGCCCGAAACGGTCCGGCAATTCGCCGCCCGGCAGTCGGCGGCCAGCCGGCGGGGCCTGGGCTTCGACCGCCGGGATCCCGATGCGGCGGAAGGTTACCCTGCGAAGCTCGCCTCGCAGGAAATTTTCGGCCATACCGGGTTTACCGGCACCTGCCTCTGGATCGATCCCGAGCACCGGCTGGTCTACGTATTCCTGTCGAACCGGACCTACCCCCGGGGCAACGGGAAGCTCCAGAGCCTGAAGGTCCGGGCGCGGGTCCTGGATGCGGTTTATGAGGCGATGGGGATTGAAGAAGGAAGGCCGGCTGCCAGACTGGCCAGGGCGGTGGAGGGGAAAAGCAGGTAATTGCCTGGTTTTTTATGTCAAATCGGTGCCGATATCACGTATAATTCATGCAAAACCAGATGGATACGGGAAGTGCCCCCCAGTTTTTCAAAGAGGTTTTATGACCAGTTCCGATGCCGAAAAACATGACAAGCTCGTTGCGCAGATGCGCAAGGAAGAGGAGCTGCGTCAGGCCGGTTACCGGGAGAAAGCGCTGAAGCTTTTCCCGCACGTCTGCGGCCGCTGCACCCGCGAATTCGAGGGTAAAAAACTGCGCGAGTTGACGGTGCACCACCGGGACCACAACCACGACAACAATCCCCCGGACGGCAGCAACTGGGAACTGCTGTGCATCTACTGCCACGACCACGAGCATACCCGCGGCGTGCAGGAGCAGCGCAGCGCCGACGGTCCTGCCGGTCGTCAGGACCGTCCCTCGCTCGGCCATTCCCCTTTCGCCGCCCTCGCTGACCGGCTCAAGCAATCAAAGTAGTGGGGCAGCGCAAAACCGTTGGGTCGTGCCCCGAAAGGCGCCGCCATTTTTGCTGGCCGGAAAAACGGGCCTTTACTTTTTTGGTAAACTTGACCGAGCCCCCGGCCGAGGAGAAGGCCGGGGGCCGTTTTGCCTGTCCCCCCTGACCGAAGTCCCGCTTTTGCAAGGAGTGTCATGGCCAAGATCGATGCGCTGTTCAAGATCCTGCGCGACAAGGGGGGCTCGGACCTCCATCTATCCCCGGGCAGCCCGCCCCTGCTGCGCCTCTCCGGGGAGTTGGTCCCCGCCGTTCCCCAGAAGCTGAGCCACGAGCAGTACAAGGCCCTGCTCTACGAAGTGATGACCGAAACGCAGCGCACGACCTTCGAGGAGCGCAGCGACCTCGACTTCGCCTACGAGGTGGCCGAGCTCGGCGCCCGCTTCCGGGCCAACATCTTCTACGGCCGGCTCGGCATCAGCGCGGTCTTCCGCCTCATCCCGGCGCGCATCCTCACCGCCCAGGAGCTCGGACTGTCGCCGACGGTGCTGCGTTTCACCGAATACCGCAAGGGGCTGGTGCTGGTCACCGGACCGACGGGAAGCGGCAAATCGACCACCCTGGCGGCCATGATCGATCACGTCAACCGCACCCGGGCCGAACACATCCTTACCATCGAAGACCCCATCGAGTTCGTCCATGCCAG
The window above is part of the Desulfuromonadales bacterium genome. Proteins encoded here:
- a CDS encoding serine hydrolase, which translates into the protein MKRFILLFFAIPSALLAGFSSSRASETDPTGAAVYHLSCAAPHTAGLEPARLGKIDAIVEEAIREGATPGAVVLVLRDGEIVFDRAYGHHTYERDLPTRSTDIFDLASLTKISATTLAVMRLVDEGKLDLDATVGTYLSELEQSHPDKAAIRIRDLLTHQAGFVPEIPFYTLVQDGDYRPEPAAGYPTRVSASFYLKKDFYREVMWPTLLATPLKTPGAYVYSDLGMYVLKEIVERIAGQPLGAYVEEQFYRPLGACTMGFCPAERHDRERLVPTGIDSYFRKQLLHGFVQDSGAALSGGVAGHAGLFATAYDLALVGQMLLEGGSYGGREYFRPETVRQFAARQSAASRRGLGFDRRDPDAAEGYPAKLASQEIFGHTGFTGTCLWIDPEHRLVYVFLSNRTYPRGNGKLQSLKVRARVLDAVYEAMGIEEGRPAARLARAVEGKSR
- a CDS encoding YajD family HNH nuclease encodes the protein MTSSDAEKHDKLVAQMRKEEELRQAGYREKALKLFPHVCGRCTREFEGKKLRELTVHHRDHNHDNNPPDGSNWELLCIYCHDHEHTRGVQEQRSADGPAGRQDRPSLGHSPFAALADRLKQSK